One segment of Pan paniscus chromosome 20, NHGRI_mPanPan1-v2.0_pri, whole genome shotgun sequence DNA contains the following:
- the REXO1 gene encoding RNA exonuclease 1 homolog produces MLRSTGFFRAIDCPYWSGAPGGPCRRPYCHFRHRGARGPGAPGDGGEAPPAAGLGYDPYNPELPKPPAQRENGTLGLGEEPRPDVLELELVNQAIEAVRSEVELEQRRYRELLETAREHRSAEAPALAPRGPNASPTVGLDEDAFPLAFDYSPGSHGLLSPDAGYQPTPLAAPAEPGSKYSLASLDRGQGRGGGGGGALEYVPKAVSQPRRHSRPVPSGKYVVDNSRPPTDLEYDPLSNYSARHLSRASSRDERAAKRPRGSRGSEPYTPAPKKPCDPFGSCDARFSDSEDEAATVPGNEPTAASTPKARADPEMKATGQPPSKEGLEAEGGGLRETKETAVQCDVGDLQPPPAKPASPAQVQSSQDGGCPKEGKPKKKKTGAPPALSCKDGAQGKDKTKDKGRGRPAEKPRADKRGPQASSPRRKAERPEGTKKKPSLATPVATSGKGRPDRPVRRPSPTSGDSRPAAGGGPPHPLQLPDRKSTKAPSGKLVERKARSLDEGASQDAPKLKKRALSHADLFGDESEDEAAGPGVPSVWPSALPSLSSDSDSDSDSSLGFPEAQGPPKRLKASPPPSPAPSSSSSSSSTSTSSAGADVDYSALEKEVDFDSDPMEECLRIFNESTSVKTEDRGRLARQPPKEEKSEEKGLSGLTTLFPGQKRRISHLSKQGQEVEPPRRSPAVPPARPPTAQEVCYLRAQQAQRASASLLQAPARLAEKPPSVHISAPGEKRRIAHIPNPRLAAAPTGAKRTLAASGSQPSNGPEPGGQQLKTRTLSGMASKTTTTITPKRIAHSPSLQSLKKPIIPKEFGGKVPTVIRQRYLNLFIEECLKFCTSNQEAIEKALNEEKVAYDRSPSKNIYLNVAVNTLKKLRGLAPSAVPGLSKTSGRRVVSHEVVLGGRLAAKTSFSLSRPSSPRVEDLKGAALYSRLREYLLTQDQLKENGYPFPHPERPGGAIIFTAEEKRPKDSSCRTCCRCGTEYLVSSSGRCIRDEECYYHWGRLRRNRVAGGWETQYMCCSAAAGSVGCQVAKQHVQDGRKERLEGFVKTFEKELSGDAHPGIYALDCEMSYTTYGLELTRVTVVDTDVHVVYDTFVKPDNEIVDYNTRFSGVTEADLADTSVTLRDVQAVLLSMFSADTILIGHSLESDLLALKVIHSTVVDTSVLFPHRLGLPYKRSLRNLMADYLRQIIQDNVDGHSSSEDAGACMHLVIWKVREDTKTKR; encoded by the exons GGCTGGGTTATGACCCCTACAACCCTGAGCTGCCCAAGCCCCCCGCGCAGAGGGAGAATGGCACCCTGGGCCTGGGGGAGGAGCCGCGCCCGGATGTGCTGGAGTTGGAGCTGGTCAACCAGGCCATCGAGGCCGTGCGCAGTGAGGTGGAGCTGGAGCAGCGGCGCTACCGGGAGCTGCTGGAGACGGCCCGTGAGCACCGCTCCGCCGAGGCCCCCGCCCTGGCGCCCCGCGGCCCCAACGCCAGCCCCACTGTGGGCCTGGACGAGGATGCCTTCCCACTGGCCTTCGACTACAGCCCCGGCAGCCACGGCCTGTTAAGCCCTGATGCCGGCTACCAGCCCACCCCACTGGCCGCCCCTGCCGAGCCGGGCAGCAAGTACTCGCTGGCGTCCCTGGACAGGGGTCAGGGCAGAGGTGGAGGGGGTGGCGGTGCCCTGGAATACGTCCCCAAGGCTGTGAGCCAGCCCCGGCGGCACAGCCGCCCGGTTCCCAGTGGCAAGTACGTGGTGGACAACTCCAGGCCACCCACAGACCTGGAGTATGACCCTCTCTCCAACTACTCGGCCCGGCACCTCAGCAGGGCCAGCTCCCGGGATGAGCGGGCCGCCAAGCGGCCCCGGGGCTCCCGCGGCAGTGAGCCCTACACACCTGCTCCCAAGAAGCCCTGTGACCCCTTTGGCAGTTGCGATGCAAGGTTCTCAGACTCAGAAGATGAGGCTGCCACGGTCCCAGGTAACGAGCCCACCGCGGCCAGCACCCCCAAAGCCAGGGCCGACCCTGAGATGAAGGCCACCGGGCAGCCACCCTCCAAAGAGGGCctggaggccgaggggggcggccTGCGGGAGACCAAGGAGACGGCCGTGCAGTGCGACGTGGGGGACCTCCAGCCGCCCCCAGCCAAGCCCGCCTCCCCAGCCCAGGTCCAGTCCTCACAGGATGGGGGTTGCCCCAAGGAGGGaaaacccaagaagaaaaaaaccggGGCCCCACCTGCCCTCAGCTGCAAAGACGGGGCCCAGGGGAAGGACAAGACCAAGGACAAGGGCCGAGGGCGGCCTGCGGAGAAGCCCCGTGCGGACAAGAGGGGCCCGCAGGCCAGCAGCCCCCGGCGCAAGGCAGAGCGGCCGGAAGGGACCAAGAAGAAGCCATCTTTGGCCACTCCTGTGGCCACCTCAGGGAAAGGGAGGCCTGACCGGCCAGTGCGGCGGCCGAGCCCCACAAGCGGGGACTCCCGACCGGCGGCCGGCGGaggcccaccccaccccctccagCTGCCCGACAGGAAGAGCACCAAGGCCCCGTCGGGGAAGCTAGTGGAGCGGAAAGCCCGCTCCCTAGACGAGGGCGCCTCCCAGGACGCCCCCAAGCTGAAGAAGCGGGCCCTGAGCCACGCCGACCTCTTTGGGGACGAGAGTGAGGACGAGGCCGCAGGGCCAGGGGTGCCGAGCGTGTGGCCCTCGGCCCTCCCCAGCCTCAGCTCGGACTCAGACTCCGActcagactccagcctgggcttcccGGAGGCGCAGGGGCCGCCCAAGCGGCTCAAGGCctccccgcccccctcccccgccccatcctcctcctcctcctcctcctccacctccacctccagcgCGGGGGCGGATGTGGACTACTCGGCCCTGGAGAAGGAGGTGGACTTTGACTCCGACCCCATGGAGGAGTGCCTGCGGATCTTCAACGAGTCCACCAGCGTCAAGACGGAGGACAGAGGCCGGCTGGCCCGGCAG CCCCCCAAGGAAGAGAAGAGCGAGGAGAAGGGGCTTTCGGGTCTGACCACTCTGTTCCCCGGGCAGAAGAGGAGGATCTCCCACCTTTCCAAGCAAGGCCAGGAG GTGGAGCCCCCGAGGAGGAGTCCCGCGGTGCCCCCGGCCCGGCCCCCGACGGCGCAGGAGGTGTGCTACCTGCGGGCCCAGCAGGCGCAGAGGGCATCGGCGAGCTTGCTGCAGGCCCCCGCCAGGCTAGCGGAGAAGCCGCCCTCCGTCCACATTTCCGCCCCTGGCGAGAAGAGGAGGATCGCCCACATCCCCAACCCCCGCCTGGCTGCCG CCCCCACAGGTGCCAAGAGGACCCTTGCGGCCAGCGGCAGCCAGCCCTCCAACGGCCCCGAGCCGGGTGGCCAGCAGCTGAAAACACGCACATTGTCGGGGATGGCGTCCAagactaccaccaccatcacccctaAGCGAATCGCCCACAGTCCATCCTTACAG AGTTTAAAGAAACCCATTATCCCCAAAGAGTTTGGGGGCAAAGTCCCCACCGTCATCCGCCAGCGCTATCTCAACCTGTTCATCGaggagtgtctcaagttctgtaCCTCCAACCAGGAGGCCATAGAGAAG GcactgaacgaggagaaggtggcctatgACCGCAGCCCCAGCAAGAACATCTACCTGAATGTGGCCGTGAACACCCTCAAGAAGCTCAGGGGCCTGGCCCCCAgcgctgtgcctggcctcagca aaACCAGTGGCCGCAGGGTTGTGTCCCACGAGGTGGTGTTGGGGGGCAGGTTGGCCGCCAAGACCAGCTTCTCGCTCAGCCGTCCAAGCAGCCCCCGGGTGGAGGACCTGAAAG GGGctgccctgtacagccgcctcagGGAGTACCTGCTCACCCAGGACCAGCTcaaggagaacggctaccccttcccgcacccagAGCGGCCCGGGGGCGCAATCATCTTCACAGCTGAGGAGAAGAGGCCCAAGGACT CTTCCTGCAGGACCTGCTGCCgctgtggcaccgagtacctcgTGTCCTCTTCAGGCCGCTGCATCCGGGACGAGGAGTGTTATTACCACTGGGGACGGCTGCGCCGGAACCGGG TGGCCGGAGGCTGGGAGACCCAGTACATGTGCTGCTCGGCTGCCGCCGGCTCTGTCGGCTGCCAAGTCGCAAAG CAACACGTGCAGGATGGCCGGAAGGAGCGCCTTGAGGGCTTCGTGAAGACCTTTGAGAAAGAGCTCTCAGGAGACGCCCACCCGGGGATCTACGCCCTGGACTGCGAGATG TCCTACACCACATATGGCCTGGAGCTGACGCGCGTCACGGTGGTCGACACGGACGTGCACGTGGTTTATGATACCTTCGTGAAGCctgacaacgagatcgtggactacaacaccag GTTTTCGGGGGTGACGGAGGCTGACCTTGCCGACACAAGTGTCACGCTGCGTGACGTCCAGGCCGTTCTGCTGAGCATGTTCAGCGCTGACACCATCCTCATCGgacacagcctggagagcgaccTCCTGGCCCTGAAG gtcatccacagcaccgtggtggacacgtcTGTGCTCTTCCCCCACCGCCTGGGCCTCCCCTACAAGCGGTCCCTGCGGAACCTCATGGCCGACTACCTcagacagatcatccaggacaatG TGGATGGGCACAGCTCCAGCGAGGACGCCGGCGCCTGCATGCACCTGGTGATCTGGAAGGTTCGAGAAGACACCAAGACCAAGCGATGA